The DNA sequence catgcttattGTGTCTCTGTGCACTCAAACAAAGTGTCAGTGCAAATCCCGTAATAACAAACATGTCCTCTCTCGAGGCCGAGCTCGCTGCCGCCGATCGAGTTTGGGTCTCGACGCGCAAGACGGGAGACATCTTGTAACATTTGACCTCTGTTACGCGGGACACGCACGTTATGACAGAAAACACGGATGAATCCTGCAGGGAAAAGTGTTTGCAAGAACAACGACTGTACTATCCTTCTggcttcacattttaaaaaggaaaaaaaactaaatccagtcattgatattttttgtttatttgttgttttagattatttttgaaAGGGACCGGATCATCTCTCTGAATTTTCTGAATTCCAATGTCCATAGCAGTGTCATATTGCACAGATTTATTCTTAATGTGTGGTACAGGTACAATTAAGGGTGAaggggctccctctagtggtaggcAAAAGAATCACTGTTCAAGTACAGTTCActtgtatttaactttaaatttaAACCATTTGAACtgtgtttttcaacatttatttaggttgattttttgtttttatttaatttttatgtgcaataaattCCAATAGAATAATTCTTTAGGAAGCGTTTCTTATATTTTACTACATTTAATCACAGTGTTAATGGTCAAATTGTTTATAATGTTAGTATTCTAAcctctgtgttgttgttttttttgcatgtgtgtagttaataaaaacatgtaacactAACTACATTTTGACTCTTTGCGTCCGGTCTTATTAACCTAAAGATCCATCCAATAGGGTAATTAGAGATGCATTAATAATGGAATGTAACTAAATTGAAGTTTGCAGCAGATAAATGTGcaaatgtttgtgcattttctttaaaaaataataataataaatagcgAGCCTAATAGCACAGTTGCCAACATGTAAGTCATAATTGAACATTTTTGGTCTGCGAATTGCCATGACCTGAGAATCTACaatcttaataaataaataaatatgctcCAAAATAGATTTTGTAATTTCTACATTGTACCCAAGTGATGAAATGGAATTGTATAACACGAAAACGTCTTTTCGGGTCTTCTCGGCGTGTGAAtgcattgatttgtttttttcctgctcaTCTCTCAGgtgcttgttttattttgcggGAAACAATTGACAGGATGCGTCGGCTGCTTAATATTCGCGTCACGTAAAGTGGGTCTGTGTTCCTCATTTAGTTCTCTACTGTACAGCTGGGGAGCTGTCCGTGGTGCGGCAGTCGTATGCAAATGAGCTTGTGTTTGAATAGAGATGGAGGTAGACACAAAGCTCAATTAGAGTGGTGGGTgggaggtgtggggggggggggcgttaagTGTCtgcaggggagggggaagggaggaaaaaaacaatgccaACCAGAGAAAACCAAACATTTAAGCAAATTTGCAATTTCTTTTCACAGGCCTCTGAAGGGCTTCGCACGTATCAAATCAACacgcacttcctgttttgtctcAAGCTCAAAcacacactccccccccatgcggcaaaaaaaaaaaaaagtgagggcgggggtgggggtgggggtgggggtgattgGTGGCCATCTTGCTGTTGATGCCCAGCTTCGGTGCACATGACCCAGCGCCTGTACGAGTGTCCTTGGAGGTGGCTCTGACATCAGGCGCCGGTTGCCACGGTAACggcggcacaaaaaaaaaaggccaagtgGGGGTGCATGTTGTAATGGAGGGAAGCGTAATTAATATGCACATTGGGGGGGTATTTAGAATCAGGctttaattgtatttgttgGCGCGTGAAGCTGAGCCGCTTAACAAAAACGAAGACCATCAAATGAGATTTAGTGAGCTCATTGGTCAGAGGAATCATTTGCGTGGCTGCCAAGGTTATTTCCAAATGATTTCCTTTTATACAAGAGAGAGGGGCTTCGCACAACGTGGTGTTAAGTATTGTATCAGCCTCCCTTGCTCTCAGATGTGGACAGCCAAGGTGACAATGTAGCAATCCATCAGTCGGTGCTTGGATTTCAGGTGACATTGTGTCCATGAATTGCAatcttttcacattttgtgCATGAAAAGGTTTGTCATTTGCGAGCAAAGACACGATTCAAGGTGGAGGCTAACTTCATTAGAGAGGCGCCAAACTCGAGTAGATGGCAGCAGGGGCGACTTAAGCCATTCTaagacaacaaaacacaattttatctTGCGattaaaatattcacacaaaaaaactgtgattaattatatttacaataatGGGGACATTTGTTTGAATTCATATCATGAGCACCACTATTGCAGGATAATaaggatatttgaacacaaacggcTCAATATACTCATTGGTATATGttttttatcctctgcaaagaatgaccAATATTACTGAGGCTTATAAACTGCGACGTCTCCATGTAAAATACAGTAGCCTCTATATATGTATGCCTGATGTGtaatactgcccccaggtggccatgTGGCAAACACCAGAAGAAGCAGCACTACTttgaaatgaagcaaaataaataaaaaaaattgtggcaacattttttattaatggAGCATTTAGTAACTatgagagatcatcaggtgGGCCGCTTGAAATTTtctaatttcattttaattagaattttttttatttattttattttattggctACAAATGACTTTGTGTTCAACACCTAATAAGTCAAAAGGTAAGTAGACTAATTTAAGATGAGATCATAATTTGTATATACTGCATTCACTTTTtgtgcctttaaaaaatatatatttaggtagtgttctaatgtaaaatatagtATGCGCCTTGGCTCCGTAAAGCTTGGGAAAGTGTGCAAATTAGCTCTAGCAAACTACCATACGTTTTTGAAACACAAAGTAGAAGTAGTTGACTGTACGCACTCAGTATTGTGTGTTTCAAATGTAAATTCTGCCCCAGTGATTATGTGTCATAAAATAAACCCTTAAAATGGATTCAAACGAGCTACGGGATCGAGCAACTGAGGCAGTGGAGGACCATGTAAtactgaaaacaaataaaaccacagAGGAAATGTTCTAAAAAGCCCCAAAATATTTAACAACCAAACATTCATAATGtactatataataataactataaacattttttgtccATTCATTTAATATGGCCCTAACAGGACTTTATAACAACAGAAATGGCCCCTGATAGGTTCTAAGCCAAGGTTTGAggataatattattataacgataataataaaatgcagcACATCATAATTACATTTATCACCTGTGGTATTTTAGGAGTGATGAGATAGGGTTTAAATATGCCGGCGTCTTGCAAAAGTGATGACCTGCAATCATACTGTTTCCCATAAAACATTGGCAAGagtataaaacacacacacatagacacacacacacacacacacacatagacaagGGCAGacttgccataaaaaaaaacaggcagttGCTTGGGCCTCCAAAATTTCCAGGGGCCCCCAAatgtctcataaaaaaaaaacggatgaataattttttgttgatttaaagcaataattatTGTTTCAGTCTTAATTTACATGCTAAAAAAAACCTTAATCTATTGTCATGATTTTAAGcgcaacccccacccacccctccCTACTCATGCAATGGATTACCCCAACTTCTTATTGCTCAACTCAACTCACAACAAGCAAAATTTAGCATCAAGAACAAATCTTCCCAAAAAGTCTTTATGTTGTTTTATGTCACTCCCAGTTAAAGTTTACGGTCAAACGAAACATATAAAATGACATGTGCGCTTCAAACAACCACATAACTTACATAACTgctagctttatgctaacacataataggAAACACCATCAACGGGCTAACTAATAGCATCTACGGCATGTGTCAGCGTTCAACATGTGTAAAActgacaatataacaatactcatgAGTCACAAGCATAATATTTACTATACTTTACTTTAATATTTACTCTAtcctttacacacacaaaaagtgacTAGCATTAATTCAGTAACCCCTCAAGAGGGACTTTAAGGAGTTCAAAGAAAATCGATTTtctaaaatgcacaattttgaGTTGATATGACTaacattataaataaattaattaataaataaataacactgcaCAAATGTGAAGGGCCCAATGAGTGGGTTAGCCTTATCCCACCCCTCACCGAAAATGAACAAgcgcgcgtgcacacacacacacacacacacacacacacgcacacacacacgcgcgcacacacacacacacacacacacacacacacacacacacacacacacactgccgtGATCTCATCAATATTGCATGGCGCCTGATGTTTATGCAATGGCAGGACGGAGCAAAAGGCTGAGTTGAGGGAAAACTAGCACAGTGCTCACACAAACAAGCAAATGACAGACAGACTTAACTTGTAATGGCAGAATACAAGCACCACAGTCGAGTtcttatttgatttgttttcatgaaTCACGTACCTGTTCGAGCGCTATAATTCCTTGCTTGTGGTTTAATGCAGGTTCGCGTGGCTGTTAAGGACAACAACACGGAGCTAGAAAATCAAACCATAGCTGTGctgatatgcaaatgagcggCTCCCGCTGAATGCATGCgtattcattattcataaatgactcCTGTTTATGCAAATTGCGGTGCGAGGAAACACGGGCGGGGTGTTGAGTGGCGACGTTTCAAACATAGCCTGTGTCGGTGATCAAGAGCTGCCATGCTCTTCAATAAATGCACGTTTTGTGCAAACGGACTTTGACAATAAATAGTGAACTGTAAAGTGCTGtgcactgtttttttccctcctttcgTGCAATGTATACTACAATCCGTATAACAGCGATAGTCTATTtcatgtatgttttgttttttaaatctttcattgtgaaaatgtttattatacAAACGCAAAATAGTTCAGTGGTTCGAACCAGACAgcaaaacctataaaaaaaaaatgtagcgcGCAGTCCAGCAAAGATTACGGTAGCGTCATCAGCAAGCGACGACGTGGTGTGACGTCACCACGTGCGACCAGTCCTTTTTTGAGATTCACCGACGCAAACAAGCTGCTATCCAgcatttttgggaacaaatatTAGGTAGACTTACTGGGAGCCGACGTAGCATGCACGACAACCGTCGTTAGCCGCTGCTTACACACGAACGTAAAGTAAGTATACGCAACAGCTATTTTTGATCACTGGTAAATATCAGCCAGAAAATAAAATGGTTGGTTGTTATATATGTTAAAACGTCTCTCTGTGAACAGCCAGCCAAAGATAAATCACCTTCTGTGACGTCTTCTCTTGCAGCCATGTTCCACGACAGCTCACAAATCAAATACTGGACGTTTAACAGCGAAGAAGAGTTGGAACAGTTGAGATTTGAAGCTAACCAGAAGTTCAAGAAGAAGATAAGAGAAAATGGGAAGGTCAATATCAGTAACAATACCACAAATCCAATTGAACTTTGCGCACCTTAACTTGACACCACCTCTTTATGTGTTATTCCACAGCACGTTTTAAATGAGTCCATATTCCTGGACCAGCACGAAGAAGATGTTCTCTTCAGAAACTACGAGAGGAGGCTGTTGGACTTCTGCAACGTGTTCAAGCCTGCAATGCCCAAGTCTGTTATTGTATGTATTTGAAGTTTTATCAATACGGTGCACCTGTTCTTACTTACCTGCTATCAAGAATGGGAGAGTATAGTAACATCCACTTTGAGGAACTGAAAAGAAGACAAGTCAATTCTATTGCGGCACAATGTGGTAGTACACTGAAGGCGGACAACTAAATTCAGACTTGCCTAATACTAtaaaacatgaattaaaaatcAGTTGTGTGTACAGTAGTGAGAGGTTCACTAAAAAACTCAACTAAACTAGTTCCTGTCGCGTATTTTGTATGCAGGGTACGGCCATCATGTACTTCAGAAGATTCTACATGAACAACTCTCTAATGGAGTACCACCCAAGGATTATCATGTGAGTACAATTCTTCCCAGAAATCGGAAGTACTAAACGGCACAGAGGAAGGGTTTGTTACATGGCACACGCTTAGTTACCGGTACATAAACTGTACTTTTCAAtggattgttttaaaaattatttacttATAGGTGATCGACTATGGCGTCTTTTGAAAAGAGAAAATTAAGAAAATGAACGAgggtgacattttttgcaaagcttctaacagggatgtgatttttccgctaattcgcggaattccgctttttttatctccccccccaaaaaaaaaaatctgattttttttattttattttattttagtagttcattgtgtatgcacatgactccgacagataacatcttctgctataacaaagacatttgtggtatgctctaatatgagttacttttcatttagtcatgatacaattatttgttcatgaaatttgaactcttcaacattatttatgtgttaacttagtaatcacattagttagatatgatgatattctcagtgatagtttttaaaagcaaaggcagtccaatgtttttgaatgtgactgattttgagttgactaaaactgccattttatatgggatagttcaatatacattggaaatttatgctgttgttttgtctatttctttgtcatgtgagtgcattgaaagtacttaaaaacacccccagacccccggctaaattttcagataatttcactttggtcaaatcacatccctgcttctaagcaagacgttttttttttgtttttttttatcatttcttacgtccttttcttttcctcttcagGCTGACGTGCGCATATCTAGCCTGCAAGGTGGAAGAGTTCAACGTATCCATCAGCCAGTTTGTGGGCAACCTGGTGGAACAGAGTCCGGCTGAACAGGAACGGGATTCGGAGCAGATTCTCGAGTACGAGCTGCTGCTTGTCCAACAGCTCAACTTCCATTTGGTGGTCCACAACCCTTACAGACCTCTGGAAGGGCTGCTGATTGACCTCAAGGTGGGCCGACACTCCGATACAAAACTGcttaaaaatacattagaaTCTTAAGAACTGGACAGTTTTTCCTCCATtgctacattattatttttttcacttccaCTGAATTTGGTCTTTTGGATAATCACATTTCTCCCTCTCCAGACCAGATATCCCACCCTGGAGAACCCAGAGTCCCTGAGGAAGAATGTGGATGACTTTCTAGCATATGCGGCGATGACAGATGCAGGGCTGCTCTTTTCCCCTTCACAGATTGCACTAACCGCGATCTTGAGCAGCGCCTCAAGAGCTGGCCTCAACGTCGAGAGGTAGGCCACGGAACGGCTTTTGGTTCTTCACAGCAGAAAAGATCTAAAGGcaatcgtgttttttttgttccctagTTACCTGACGGAATGCTTGGGACTGAAGGCTGAGAAAGAAACCCTGTCCAAGATGTACGACTCCATGAGACGTGAGTAAGCCGCGCCACCAGATGGCGATGTTGCATCCTCTGCAAGACTGTGGCCCTGCAACGCTTCTTCTGCACCCCCTTGTAGGGATCAAAAGCCTCCTGAAACGATACGAACTTCCAAAACCTGATGATGTGAATGCTTGCAAGCAGAAGCTGGCAAGGATCCATGCGGAATTTGGTACAAGTTCAAACAAGTAAGGATCATCTTGACCGGCTTCCTTTGTCTATATTTGATTTTACAGTTTTAAGTGAACCACTCTCCGTTCGCGTCATGTCACAAcagttgattttattttttgccaggtTGTCGTATCTAAGATGCAAAAAAAGGTTCAAGGTTCAGTATCaggtagaaaaataaaaaggaacacATCATCGAGCTTATGAAATAACAAGAAAGTACAGTACAACGCACCACGTTGCCGCCAAGTCTTCCGTGCTTGGTGGCACAGCTGGACGCGTTGGTTCGAGCTCACCCGTTGACGCTCGGTGAGGTCGCTAGTATCGTTACGTCGCACACCTTGAGCTACGTGACATTAGGACAAGGAGGCCAAGACAGACTACGACCAGCACAGTGTCCGAGTGGGAGTGGGGTTGGGAAATGTTCAAAGTTGGAAACTTTCCGTGGGAGTGTTTTCAAAATCTCCTCAAAACTGCTGTGGGATGACCCTAACGTGGCGTGATCACTTGCGTGGAAGAGAACAGTCGAGacgtgggggaggggggggggattgcaGGTGAAGCTGGGTACATGCATACTGACATTTGCAAAGAACTGTGAGGCCAAGTCTTGcttcaaaactattttaaatgtgactgaCAAGTTAACTGTCAAactatgaaagaaaaaaaaaaaaaagtatttacatcAGATAATATATGGCTGGATGGGCGGGATTAggacagtgatttttttttctccaaaaaaaaaaaaggacagtgaTTTTCAAATTGTAGTAAGAGTGCTCCCTCTAGTGGATTATATGTGCAAACTGTATGATGTTAgtgggttattaattttaaCAGTACAGTAAATTCAAGCAAAGCGTATTCaacctttaagtgttttttttctttttagcataCAATTTCTCACAGCCGGGTTTCAGTATGCGTGTACCCTGCTCACGTGAAAGCTTTTCGATCAAATCCCGGCCTTGAGTTGGGAAGAGCAGCGTTTATGCAGCAGGATTAACACATGCACAAGAcaggttacacacacacacacacacacacacacacacacacacgcgcatttCCTAATCAAGACTACCTTTTCTGCTGTTAAGCTACGtcatacaaacaaaacacatttggattATCTATTCACAAAGcagcatatataaaaaaaaaaataaaataaatgtaacaagTGTCATGGGGTGGATGGTGTGTAGAAAGGGGACTTAAGGCTTGTGTAGTCTCGTGTGTAGTCAAATTCCCTGATGACTGCAGATGATGCTACTTTCAGTGCTttggacgcccccccccccctcccgctcCCCTCCCCATATGTCCACATCCATGTTAGGGAGTTCATACAGTTCTGCAGCTGACTGTAGCTCAGGTCCATCATCAATCGTTCCAAGACTTGCGTCTAAAGCATATTTGGGAAAGGCTTTGGAAGGACAACGTTCACATATGCAGCAAATGTGTTTCCACCCACCCCCGCTCTCAAcaggggggcggccatattGCATTTGAACTACGGAGATAGTAGGCCACGTGCTGAGAAATAACTGGAGGCCCGGGGACAAGGCCTCGCTCTTTCTGGCCGGCACTTTTGACTCATGTGCGATTCCACGGAATTCACATGACTTGGATGGCGGCTGCCAGTGACATGATGGTGCACTCGGTCCTGGAAGATAAAGTAGACATGTTGGGAAAGGTACACGTTGTCAAGAAGTAGTGCAGCGATTCCCAACCAGCATCATGGAAAATTATCCGATTTgcgcttaactctttgactgccaaaaacgttaaataacgtttagtaaaatcctatggaggagtgccaaagacgttaaaagacgtttgtttcaaaacagaggtgaaactaaccattttctattgtggattactgaaaaacggaataaggtagaaacaaactttttgtgtgtttccatagtccaaacacataattttctatggaccttgaaagatcagtcaaaatgcttaaaatcggctggcacccacggcatcccttttctgaaaacgtctggcagtccaAGAGTTAATTTAGTTGAAAAATTATTCACGACAAATAACCTAAAGTAAGGTTGGAAAACACTGCATCTAGTAAATGTACTTACTTGAGATGGGAGTGATATGGGGTGGGAGGAACAACTACTCCTAATGAAAACTATCTAAAGTTGCATCAATGAAAATGGAAGGTGGTTTGGTCACAACATTGATCATAGAGCTCAACAAGTCCAGCAtacttaagttgtttttttttgtgtgtgtgtgcgtggcagCAAACGCAAGCGGGGCTACGAGGAGGAAGGCCACGTAGCAAAAGAGCTGCGAATACAAGAGGTGAGATCATGTTTACGCTTCAGATTCCAAATCAGCTTTTTGTCTTTaactgtgttgtttttaatcacagGAGTGGACTGATGAAGATCTCATGTGACCCGTTCCTTCCTCGAAGTGACCAATCGGCAAACGTGACATAAAATGCATTCAGTATAAatggtttgttttcattgtgcgtgacaaataaaatttattttttatatatcgtGTCTTCAATACGCCAAAGAATAAGCCCATCCACTACTTTACAAAAACTGTTTAATAAGTGCATGCATGTCTGATACAGTCTGTACTATTTTCCAAAAAAATCTGCTGTAAACATTTTGCATCATATTTGGATTCTCGGATTATGCGTTTTGCCGGGATTGCAAAATTTccaggtggggggaaaaaaaaaaaaaaaaaaaagcttaaccaAACAATCAAAACAGTTGATACAATCTGAGGGCGAAAAATTCCGCTCATCTCTCTTATACACACTCATGATTCCAGCAAGAGAATTTATTCTTATATAAAATAACCAGACTTTTTCTCAAAAGActtcaatctaaaaaaaaaaagtgaacaaaacaaatgtaaaagaaaaagaaccatGCTCGCTTCGGCACTTTGCCTATATTGTCACAAACTTGAATTTAAGTCAGTCACTACTTACAGTATAAAAGCATCCTCGCTCGCAAtccagtttgaaaaaaaactagCTTCTTCATGTCAGTTTCCTCATATGAAgcgggaggggggggaggggtaCACTTTGGCAATTTGTGCTAGAGAAGCATGGCTGGTAcggagaaaaaccttttcacAATCCAAATATTGTCCCTTATGTGCAAGGGAAATGAATGTACCCAAAGTTGGAATCATTCACGCAGTTCCAAAAAGTTTTTCCTGTGCAGGCAGCTGTCAGTGACGGGTGCCAGTTTAGTACT is a window from the Vanacampus margaritifer isolate UIUO_Vmar chromosome 3, RoL_Vmar_1.0, whole genome shotgun sequence genome containing:
- the ccnh gene encoding cyclin-H — protein: MFHDSSQIKYWTFNSEEELEQLRFEANQKFKKKIRENGKHVLNESIFLDQHEEDVLFRNYERRLLDFCNVFKPAMPKSVIGTAIMYFRRFYMNNSLMEYHPRIIMLTCAYLACKVEEFNVSISQFVGNLVEQSPAEQERDSEQILEYELLLVQQLNFHLVVHNPYRPLEGLLIDLKTRYPTLENPESLRKNVDDFLAYAAMTDAGLLFSPSQIALTAILSSASRAGLNVESYLTECLGLKAEKETLSKMYDSMRRIKSLLKRYELPKPDDVNACKQKLARIHAEFGTSSNNKRKRGYEEEGHVAKELRIQEEWTDEDLM